A region from the Paludicola sp. MB14-C6 genome encodes:
- a CDS encoding alpha-L-fucosidase produces MIDFLKQAAQVVPSERQKKWFDLEMYAFIHFGVNTFTGREWGTGTEDERIFNPQKLDCDQWVKAVKSAGCKGLVLTAKHHDGFCLWPSKYTEHSVKNSLFNGDVVKLAAEACKRGGIKFGFYLSPWDMNSEYYGTSAYNDYFCNQLTELLTEYGDIFYVWFDGACGEGEDGKKQVYDFERYFSLIRKYQPNAVIFNDHGPDIRWCGNEAGQARYAEWAVVPSELCGYADVQTDKGPLCNEGDLSFLYNTDDDVGSLCNILYSKGLVFCPSEIDMSIRKGWFWNEKDEPHSLERLFDTYLNSVGANTSLHLNVPPNKDGLIDEKDVKRLRELGEKIEFEFGNQTVCELEKIGGTRTQPVYEIKIDCQKDIKYIILQEDLSVGQRVENFAIYHKSYSGEEFPIFQGRCIGHKKICKLNNPFMLQNPLLENVGKKSEKLVLRIKAARDEVVINKVIVC; encoded by the coding sequence ATGATTGATTTCTTAAAACAAGCGGCACAAGTAGTACCGTCAGAAAGACAAAAGAAATGGTTTGACCTTGAAATGTACGCATTTATCCATTTTGGTGTAAATACTTTTACTGGGAGAGAATGGGGTACAGGCACAGAAGACGAACGTATTTTTAACCCACAAAAGCTAGATTGTGACCAATGGGTGAAAGCTGTAAAATCAGCAGGTTGTAAGGGCTTAGTGTTAACAGCAAAGCATCATGACGGTTTTTGTCTATGGCCGTCAAAGTACACAGAGCATAGTGTCAAAAATAGCCTATTTAACGGTGATGTTGTAAAACTTGCAGCAGAAGCTTGTAAACGTGGTGGTATAAAGTTCGGTTTTTACCTTTCACCTTGGGATATGAACAGTGAATATTATGGTACATCTGCCTATAACGATTATTTTTGCAATCAACTTACTGAACTGCTAACCGAGTACGGCGACATCTTTTACGTTTGGTTTGATGGTGCTTGCGGTGAGGGCGAAGATGGTAAAAAGCAAGTGTATGATTTTGAAAGGTATTTTTCATTGATTCGTAAATATCAGCCAAATGCCGTAATTTTCAACGACCATGGCCCTGATATACGTTGGTGTGGAAATGAAGCCGGACAAGCCAGATATGCCGAATGGGCGGTTGTACCATCTGAACTTTGCGGTTATGCCGATGTACAAACCGATAAAGGTCCTCTTTGTAACGAGGGGGATTTAAGTTTTTTGTATAATACCGACGACGACGTTGGAAGCCTTTGCAATATTCTTTATTCAAAAGGATTGGTTTTTTGCCCGTCAGAAATTGATATGTCTATTCGAAAAGGTTGGTTTTGGAATGAAAAAGATGAACCACATTCTCTTGAAAGATTGTTTGATACATACTTAAATAGTGTAGGAGCTAATACGTCATTGCACTTAAATGTTCCACCAAATAAAGATGGACTTATTGATGAAAAAGACGTAAAAAGGCTGCGTGAACTTGGTGAAAAGATAGAATTTGAGTTTGGCAATCAAACAGTATGTGAACTTGAAAAAATAGGTGGGACAAGAACGCAACCTGTTTATGAAATTAAAATTGATTGTCAAAAGGATATTAAATATATAATCCTACAAGAAGATTTAAGTGTTGGGCAGCGTGTTGAAAACTTTGCAATCTATCATAAATCATATAGTGGCGAAGAATTTCCCATATTTCAAGGACGTTGTATTGGACATAAAAAGATATGCAAGTTAAACAATCCTTTTATGTTACAAAATCCGCTTTTAGAGAATGTCGGTAAAAAGTCAGAAAAGCTTGTGCTGCGAATCAAAGCCGCAAGAGATGAAGTGGTAATCAATAAAGTTATTGTTTGCTAA
- a CDS encoding extracellular solute-binding protein, producing the protein MMLRNLFSSVIEVTLIMSIIIVALLALHAVIKKKLTAKWSCFVWLLIAFRLALPFNIPIPDMAFQIEPPVAKEITVVKKSSDTPNQVTKKAPVTEIDKPSSSKAATQESSSPNATQPTLKPERITIDFVSVAAWIWLIGMFLIAVYQVISYLSIRREIRRFSTPISNQNVMATYEVLKQEMHLKKKIPLKLCKKIATPMLVGFMKPMILLPTVHYSMQECYGILKHECIHHKRHDPLFKLLLMVVQTIHWFNPFVYIMSYFAKKDIELSCDAEVIKKMNFHQRKEYSLTLLNSLEVQVNQKSRLSAAFSEDKRTVKDRFIQIFDTSKKKKGIFALIAIALVVAIGGSLLMFGTREVQQVNDKLSITIREQTLDDIEKVIDEFKREYPKIEVTINKIPMQYNPNLIKKIQTEIMAGKGTDIVVLPLDNDMNLEKVALSGAFCDINTMLKEDISFNRELYFESVLDAGVYKGKQIFMPLSFNVPMLLTTQECLNKYEIDTNKLNTLSDMYATFAKTINTHDINRLFTNSYDMNRFLSYAITTISKTQINNLADDNSLKKICDEYKQVYPISNTKMSLDVVNMCPYDAMKEDKTVFVNTSSLADFYYRYYLIAEHGVTPIFKPIPSPKGGVQAYLGDSVAISSNSPNKQNAYHFLKIALSEKLQHVNQYGGFEMPYFPVLRSGVQNRINLFKQQITGENRLSEEERLNKFTELEQRQLDNILNSINYCISNANNYSFAYSELEPYFKNEKTYDQCIKKLQSKLDIYLTE; encoded by the coding sequence ATGATGCTGAGAAATTTATTTTCTAGTGTAATTGAAGTTACGTTAATTATGTCTATTATAATAGTTGCATTACTCGCTCTTCATGCAGTTATCAAGAAAAAGCTTACAGCCAAATGGAGCTGTTTTGTTTGGCTGTTAATTGCATTTCGTTTAGCATTACCTTTTAATATCCCAATCCCCGATATGGCGTTTCAAATAGAGCCGCCTGTAGCAAAAGAGATTACAGTTGTTAAAAAATCATCAGATACACCAAATCAAGTAACGAAAAAAGCGCCGGTAACTGAAATCGACAAACCGAGTTCTTCAAAGGCTGCCACACAAGAATCATCCTCGCCAAATGCCACACAGCCAACGTTGAAACCTGAAAGAATAACAATCGACTTTGTTTCTGTAGCAGCTTGGATATGGTTAATTGGTATGTTCTTGATAGCAGTATATCAAGTCATCAGCTATCTATCCATTAGAAGAGAAATAAGGCGATTCAGTACACCGATAAGTAATCAAAATGTTATGGCTACTTATGAAGTGCTTAAGCAAGAAATGCATTTGAAAAAGAAGATACCTTTAAAATTATGTAAAAAGATTGCAACGCCAATGCTTGTTGGCTTTATGAAACCAATGATTCTATTGCCAACAGTACACTATTCTATGCAAGAGTGCTATGGCATATTAAAGCATGAATGTATTCATCATAAACGTCATGATCCATTGTTTAAATTATTGCTTATGGTAGTTCAAACAATACATTGGTTTAATCCATTTGTTTATATAATGTCTTATTTTGCAAAAAAAGATATCGAGTTATCTTGTGATGCAGAAGTAATTAAAAAAATGAATTTTCATCAGAGAAAAGAGTATAGCTTAACATTATTGAATTCACTAGAAGTCCAAGTAAATCAAAAATCAAGACTATCAGCAGCGTTTAGTGAAGATAAACGTACAGTCAAGGATCGCTTTATTCAAATATTCGATACAAGCAAAAAGAAGAAAGGTATCTTTGCATTAATTGCGATAGCCCTAGTCGTCGCTATTGGTGGATCATTGCTCATGTTTGGAACAAGGGAAGTGCAGCAAGTCAATGATAAATTATCTATTACGATAAGAGAGCAAACCTTAGATGATATTGAGAAAGTTATAGATGAATTCAAAAGAGAGTATCCCAAAATTGAAGTTACAATAAATAAAATACCAATGCAATATAACCCAAATCTAATAAAGAAAATTCAAACAGAAATAATGGCTGGTAAAGGTACAGACATTGTTGTTCTTCCTTTGGATAATGATATGAATTTGGAGAAAGTTGCGTTAAGTGGAGCATTTTGTGATATAAATACTATGCTGAAAGAGGACATATCATTTAATCGAGAGTTGTATTTTGAATCAGTTTTAGATGCTGGTGTTTATAAAGGAAAACAAATCTTTATGCCATTATCATTTAATGTGCCAATGCTATTAACTACACAAGAATGTTTAAATAAATACGAAATAGATACGAATAAACTGAATACATTATCGGATATGTATGCAACATTTGCAAAAACAATAAACACTCATGATATTAACCGATTATTTACTAATTCGTATGATATGAATAGGTTTTTAAGTTATGCAATCACTACAATAAGTAAAACTCAAATTAACAATTTGGCAGATGATAATTCTCTAAAGAAAATTTGTGATGAATATAAGCAAGTATACCCAATAAGCAATACCAAAATGTCGCTTGATGTTGTAAATATGTGCCCATATGATGCTATGAAAGAAGATAAGACGGTATTTGTAAACACGAGTTCGTTAGCTGATTTTTATTATAGATATTATCTGATAGCAGAACATGGAGTGACACCCATTTTTAAACCAATTCCATCACCTAAGGGTGGAGTACAAGCATATTTAGGTGATAGCGTAGCAATTAGTTCAAACAGTCCAAATAAGCAAAATGCATATCATTTTCTAAAAATTGCTTTATCAGAAAAACTACAGCATGTCAACCAATATGGCGGATTTGAAATGCCATACTTTCCAGTTTTGAGAAGTGGAGTACAAAATAGAATAAACCTTTTTAAGCAACAAATAACGGGCGAAAACAGACTTAGCGAGGAAGAGAGATTAAATAAGTTTACTGAGTTAGAGCAAAGGCAACTGGATAATATACTAAATTCAATTAACTATTGTATTTCTAATGCAAATAATTATTCATTTGCATATTCGGAGTTAGAACCTTATTTTAAAAATGAAAAGACATATGATCAATGTATTAAAAAATTACAGTCAAAGCTTGATATCTATTTGACAGAATAG
- a CDS encoding BlaI/MecI/CopY family transcriptional regulator translates to MKKEYTRLPDAELEVMQVLWQNQPPMGTSEILEILNQFKNWNISTLQTLLSRLVTRGFIQSKKQGKNNFYTPLVEEESYLASENKSFLDRLNQSSLTKFVSTLMQSNSVSKEDLQELKEFIEKQSEEE, encoded by the coding sequence ATGAAAAAGGAATATACAAGACTTCCTGATGCAGAATTAGAAGTTATGCAAGTGTTGTGGCAAAATCAACCCCCTATGGGAACTTCGGAGATACTAGAGATATTAAATCAGTTTAAAAACTGGAATATATCCACGCTACAAACATTATTATCTCGATTAGTGACAAGAGGTTTTATTCAATCAAAAAAACAAGGGAAAAACAACTTTTATACACCGTTAGTAGAAGAAGAAAGTTATTTAGCAAGTGAAAATAAGTCTTTTTTAGACCGTCTTAATCAAAGCTCCCTTACAAAGTTTGTTTCAACTTTAATGCAAAGCAATAGTGTATCAAAAGAGGATTTACAAGAACTTAAGGAATTTATTGAAAAACAATCAGAAGAGGAGTAG